A part of Paraliobacillus zengyii genomic DNA contains:
- a CDS encoding GntR family transcriptional regulator — translation MNVVLSNTSKEPLFQQIKEQIRNQIYQEVLKEGDALPSMRILAKQLQVSVITTKRAYEDLEKEGFLISSVGKGTFVSGQQSHVLKEWKIREIENDLEKVIEDAKQLGLTKEAIIERVTLFFE, via the coding sequence ATGAATGTTGTTCTTTCTAATACAAGTAAGGAACCTTTATTTCAACAAATAAAGGAACAGATAAGAAATCAAATCTATCAGGAAGTACTTAAAGAGGGTGATGCATTGCCGTCTATGCGTATTTTGGCAAAGCAGTTACAGGTTAGTGTTATTACAACTAAGCGTGCTTATGAAGATTTAGAAAAAGAAGGATTTCTTATCTCGTCAGTTGGGAAAGGAACGTTTGTATCTGGTCAACAGTCACACGTATTAAAGGAATGGAAGATTAGAGAAATAGAAAATGATTTAGAAAAAGTGATAGAAGATGCAAAACAATTAGGTTTAACAAAAGAAGCGATTATCGAACGGGTTACGTTATTCTTTGAATGA
- a CDS encoding ABC transporter permease, whose protein sequence is MVNFIQLIRNENMKLYAKKATWIMIGLLAIIVLAGGLLTRFMDDNVTREYSDDWRAEMQEEIATTETEEYAESAVYIDVDKNMYHLENDIAPVEYSAMQFVYENIELSMLLSLFTIIVAAGILANEFQWGTIKLLLIRPVTRLKILAAKYVTVLFYALTLLVFLVVFSWIVGAILFGMNGVNPSTVVYEYGGYNEVNLMSGVVQGFGYKMVNLVMMTTFALMVSTIFRNASMAIGFAIFLMLSGNLIVAFASDYGFAKYILFANTDLSQYREGATQMLEGMSLSFSITILLVYYVIFLVASWFSFTKRDVAGH, encoded by the coding sequence TTGGTTAATTTTATACAACTAATAAGAAATGAAAATATGAAACTATATGCAAAAAAGGCAACATGGATTATGATTGGTTTATTGGCTATCATTGTTTTGGCAGGAGGACTTCTTACCCGTTTCATGGATGATAATGTAACGAGAGAATATAGTGATGATTGGCGTGCGGAAATGCAAGAAGAAATTGCTACAACAGAGACTGAAGAGTATGCTGAATCAGCGGTCTACATAGATGTTGATAAAAATATGTATCATTTAGAGAATGATATTGCACCTGTTGAGTATAGTGCGATGCAATTTGTTTATGAAAACATTGAGTTATCGATGTTGCTTAGTTTGTTTACTATTATCGTTGCTGCAGGTATATTAGCAAATGAATTTCAATGGGGTACGATTAAGTTACTGTTAATAAGGCCTGTTACACGTTTGAAAATACTGGCTGCTAAATATGTTACTGTGTTATTCTATGCTTTAACACTACTTGTTTTTTTAGTTGTCTTTTCGTGGATAGTGGGCGCAATTTTGTTCGGTATGAATGGTGTTAATCCTTCAACGGTCGTTTATGAGTATGGTGGCTATAATGAAGTGAATTTAATGTCTGGAGTTGTGCAAGGTTTTGGTTATAAAATGGTTAATTTAGTAATGATGACGACATTTGCTCTCATGGTCTCAACAATCTTTCGCAATGCTAGTATGGCAATTGGATTTGCGATATTTCTAATGTTATCAGGTAATTTGATTGTTGCTTTTGCGTCGGACTATGGCTTTGCAAAATATATATTATTTGCAAATACAGACTTAAGTCAATATCGTGAGGGTGCTACTCAAATGCTAGAAGGAATGAGTCTATCATTTTCTATTACTATTTTATTAGTTTATTATGTTATTTTTTTAGTTGCATCTTGGTTTTCTTTTACAAAACGGGATGTTGCAGGGCATTAA
- a CDS encoding DUF4064 domain-containing protein — translation MKRTAEVVIGIIGALAYGFLAVIGGIIVWLQSNEDVARGFYDDMMAQSPELELPDYQVFLDSFGTTGIILLIGSILAIAVGVVAMVLLRGNKKPKVAGIMFIVTAVLVAVISLGTGVIAGAFYLIAGIMCLVRKPKQLIV, via the coding sequence ATGAAGCGTACAGCAGAAGTAGTAATAGGAATTATTGGAGCGTTAGCATATGGTTTTCTTGCTGTAATTGGTGGGATTATTGTTTGGTTACAAAGTAATGAGGATGTAGCAAGGGGATTTTACGACGATATGATGGCACAAAGTCCTGAATTAGAATTGCCTGATTATCAAGTCTTTCTTGATTCATTTGGTACAACGGGTATCATACTATTGATCGGTTCAATTCTAGCGATAGCAGTTGGTGTCGTTGCAATGGTTTTATTAAGAGGGAATAAAAAACCTAAAGTAGCTGGGATTATGTTTATTGTAACAGCAGTTCTTGTAGCGGTTATTTCGTTAGGTACAGGTGTTATTGCGGGAGCTTTCTATCTGATTGCAGGAATTATGTGTCTAGTTCGTAAACCAAAACAACTGATTGTCTAG
- a CDS encoding ABC transporter ATP-binding protein, whose protein sequence is MEPFELKGVTKRMGDFSIRDLNFKIPNGYVTGFIGRNGSGKTTTIQLIVDIIKPNQGEISLFGAPNTDPKTKQRIGFVYDELYMYENFTINHMRSFIAPLYDTWSDRLFSEYLSEFDLPLKKKLKHFSKGMKMKTSLLFALAHDPDLLIMDEPTAGLDPIFRRELMDILQELMTDEKRTIFFSTHITTDLDRIADHIIFIDDGVIKLEKSMIEIEEEFHLIKGEIKMLDADIRKEFLGLEETPQGFIGLLQGDPREFETSEMIIEKASLEDIMYLMTREKR, encoded by the coding sequence ATGGAGCCATTTGAATTAAAAGGTGTAACAAAAAGAATGGGCGATTTTTCAATTAGAGACCTTAACTTTAAAATACCAAACGGTTATGTAACTGGATTTATTGGTCGTAACGGAAGTGGGAAAACAACGACGATTCAACTTATTGTGGACATTATCAAACCTAACCAAGGAGAAATTAGTTTATTTGGGGCCCCTAATACTGATCCAAAAACAAAGCAAAGAATAGGGTTTGTATATGATGAATTGTATATGTATGAAAACTTTACGATTAATCACATGCGCTCTTTTATTGCACCGTTATATGATACATGGAGCGATCGTTTATTCTCGGAATATCTTTCGGAATTCGATTTACCATTGAAAAAAAAGCTGAAGCATTTTTCAAAAGGAATGAAAATGAAAACATCACTATTATTTGCTTTAGCACATGATCCTGATTTATTAATCATGGATGAACCAACCGCAGGACTAGACCCCATTTTTCGGAGAGAATTGATGGATATCTTACAAGAATTAATGACTGATGAAAAAAGAACTATTTTTTTCTCAACCCATATTACAACTGATTTAGATCGTATTGCTGATCATATTATTTTTATTGATGATGGTGTAATCAAATTAGAAAAAAGCATGATAGAAATTGAAGAGGAATTTCATCTTATTAAAGGTGAAATTAAAATGCTAGATGCTGATATTCGTAAAGAATTTTTGGGACTAGAAGAAACCCCACAAGGTTTTATCGGTCTATTACAAGGTGATCCTAGAGAGTTTGAAACAAGTGAGATGATAATCGAAAAAGCCTCCTTAGAAGATATTATGTATCTGATGACGAGAGAGAAAAGGTAA
- a CDS encoding ABC-2 transporter permease, with the protein MLFLRRLVSLWKKDFWLSMKLFLLSAFLIILVPSTLFLCFAIVFLVIQLFIDENHNKVNVFMKSLPIGHSLLVRSRYIYVFIEVVIFLSLYFLINGGQYKSSQTNIVLSVYDYKWVDIYTIFSLVLLIFVIIIPVLYLFSSKVMSNAILAIFGICFVFGMYKMDQLANQQFEFVRKEQIEQVTMKYFYDTIPLSPFVFFIVVVLLYLGSMFWSEQILKRKI; encoded by the coding sequence ATGTTATTTTTGAGAAGACTCGTGTCATTGTGGAAGAAAGATTTTTGGCTTAGTATGAAATTATTCCTTTTGTCTGCTTTTTTAATAATTCTAGTACCATCGACATTATTTCTCTGTTTTGCGATTGTGTTTTTAGTAATCCAATTATTCATTGATGAAAATCATAATAAAGTTAATGTTTTCATGAAGAGTTTACCGATAGGTCATTCATTGTTAGTAAGAAGTCGCTATATTTACGTATTTATAGAAGTAGTGATTTTTTTGTCACTATATTTTCTTATTAATGGTGGACAATATAAATCTTCACAGACAAATATAGTTCTTTCTGTTTATGATTATAAGTGGGTAGATATCTATACAATCTTTAGTCTAGTTTTACTGATATTTGTAATTATTATACCAGTCTTATATCTGTTTTCATCAAAGGTTATGTCGAACGCAATACTGGCTATCTTTGGAATTTGTTTTGTGTTTGGTATGTATAAAATGGATCAACTTGCAAATCAACAGTTTGAATTTGTCCGCAAAGAACAAATAGAACAAGTGACAATGAAGTATTTTTATGACACCATACCTCTTTCACCATTCGTGTTTTTTATAGTTGTGGTCTTATTATATCTAGGTTCCATGTTTTGGTCTGAACAGATTCTGAAGCGTAAGATTTAG
- a CDS encoding pyridoxal phosphate-dependent aminotransferase: MQHFEQSETLKRLPKQFFAGLVQKVQHMVNQGYDVINLGQGNPDLPTPQHIVEELKVAVDNSQYHKYSPFRGQEFFKEAIASFYKREFDVDIDPSTEVAILFGTKAGLVEISQCLLNPGDIALMPDPGYPDYMSGIALANAKPVFMPLQEENNFLPDYEALNQDQLDQAKLMFLNYPNNPTAATASEEFFDETIAVAKKHDICVLHDFAYGAIGFDGEKSQSFLQSEGAKDVGIEMYTLSKTYNMAGWRAGFAVGNPSVIESLNLIQDHMFMSLFGAVQQAATKALLADQSEVEKLVSIYEERRNVIIEKLNEIGWHVKAPKGSFFVWLAVPRGFTSEEFADLLLEKAHVAVAPGNGFGEMGEGYVRIGLLAEPDRLKEAAERIGKLEVFQNHDI, from the coding sequence ATGCAACACTTCGAACAATCGGAAACGCTGAAACGATTACCAAAACAATTTTTTGCAGGTTTAGTGCAAAAAGTGCAACATATGGTGAATCAAGGTTATGATGTGATAAATTTGGGACAGGGTAATCCAGATCTACCTACCCCTCAACATATAGTAGAAGAATTAAAAGTCGCAGTAGATAATTCGCAGTATCATAAATATTCGCCATTTCGAGGGCAAGAATTTTTTAAAGAGGCTATCGCAAGCTTTTATAAAAGAGAGTTTGATGTTGATATTGATCCATCAACAGAAGTTGCGATTCTCTTTGGAACAAAAGCAGGTTTAGTAGAAATAAGTCAATGCCTATTAAATCCAGGAGATATTGCTTTAATGCCCGATCCTGGTTATCCAGACTACATGTCCGGCATAGCTTTGGCCAATGCCAAGCCTGTATTTATGCCATTGCAAGAAGAAAATAACTTTCTGCCTGATTATGAAGCATTAAATCAAGATCAATTAGATCAAGCTAAATTAATGTTCTTGAACTATCCAAATAATCCTACGGCAGCAACAGCATCAGAAGAATTTTTTGATGAAACAATTGCGGTTGCCAAGAAACATGACATTTGTGTCTTGCACGACTTTGCTTATGGTGCAATAGGCTTTGATGGGGAAAAATCGCAAAGTTTCCTGCAGTCAGAAGGCGCGAAGGATGTTGGGATAGAAATGTATACACTTTCTAAAACATATAATATGGCTGGTTGGCGTGCTGGATTTGCAGTTGGCAACCCTTCTGTTATCGAAAGTTTAAATTTGATTCAAGACCACATGTTTATGAGTTTGTTTGGGGCTGTGCAACAAGCAGCAACAAAGGCATTGTTGGCTGATCAATCAGAAGTAGAAAAATTAGTCAGTATATATGAAGAACGTCGGAATGTAATAATTGAAAAATTAAATGAAATAGGCTGGCATGTAAAGGCGCCAAAAGGATCTTTTTTTGTTTGGTTAGCTGTACCAAGAGGTTTTACATCTGAGGAATTTGCTGATCTTTTATTAGAAAAAGCGCATGTAGCAGTTGCCCCAGGTAACGGTTTTGGTGAAATGGGTGAAGGCTACGTTAGAATTGGTTTGTTAGCGGAACCTGATCGTTTAAAAGAAGCCGCGGAAAGAATTGGTAAGTTAGAAGTGTTTCAAAATCACGATATATAA
- a CDS encoding ABC transporter ATP-binding protein → MTEPAMQLIELRKTIGKKQIIKNLNFSIYPGEVFGFLGPNGAGKTTTIRMMVGLMKITSGEVLIQGKSIKSEFKNAIKEVGAIVENPEMYPFMSGWKNLVHYARMVPGVTEDRIMEVIQLVGLEHAIKEKVGRYSLGMRQRLGIAQALLHRPSILILDEPTNGLDPSGIKEIRHYIRKLAAEENVAVIVSSHMLAEMEMMCDRIGIIKNGELIAINNVNEEGNHEDVQVVHIVAEPLIEAKELIERRFEIEVNRDKETLILSIDRKSIPDIVKELATEGINIYYVQAHKTNLEDKFMALIGENTIG, encoded by the coding sequence ATGACAGAGCCAGCAATGCAATTAATTGAATTAAGAAAAACGATAGGAAAGAAACAAATTATTAAGAATTTGAACTTTTCGATTTATCCAGGTGAAGTTTTTGGGTTTTTGGGACCAAATGGTGCTGGTAAGACTACAACGATCAGAATGATGGTCGGTTTAATGAAAATAACTTCCGGTGAAGTATTAATTCAGGGAAAGAGCATTAAATCTGAATTTAAAAACGCAATTAAAGAAGTGGGTGCAATTGTTGAAAATCCAGAGATGTATCCATTTATGAGTGGATGGAAGAATCTAGTGCATTATGCACGAATGGTACCTGGTGTGACAGAAGATAGAATAATGGAAGTTATCCAACTTGTCGGTTTAGAACATGCAATTAAAGAGAAGGTTGGTCGCTATTCTCTAGGAATGCGACAACGCTTAGGAATTGCGCAAGCTCTATTGCATCGACCATCTATTTTAATATTAGATGAGCCAACTAACGGATTGGATCCGTCAGGTATTAAAGAAATTAGACATTATATTCGCAAATTAGCAGCCGAAGAAAACGTAGCTGTAATCGTGTCAAGCCACATGTTAGCTGAGATGGAAATGATGTGTGATCGGATTGGCATTATAAAAAATGGCGAGTTAATTGCAATAAATAACGTTAATGAAGAAGGTAATCATGAAGATGTTCAAGTAGTTCATATTGTGGCTGAACCTTTAATAGAAGCTAAAGAACTTATAGAACGTAGATTTGAAATAGAAGTGAATAGAGATAAGGAGACATTGATTTTATCTATTGATAGGAAATCTATACCTGATATTGTTAAAGAGTTAGCGACAGAAGGAATTAATATTTATTACGTTCAAGCGCATAAAACAAATCTAGAGGATAAATTTATGGCTTTGATAGGAGAGAATACAATTGGTTAA
- a CDS encoding MetQ/NlpA family ABC transporter substrate-binding protein, translating to MKKIVALISVLFILILAACGSEEESNSADGEKKTIDFGATVGPYSDMVTTAIAPLLEEKGYEVTNQEFTDYVQPNKVLANGELDANLFQHKIYMEAFAEENDLDLSEVIIVPTAPMGLYSETFDSIDAIEDGSSIAIANDPTNLARTLVMLQDEGVITISEEVDPLSASVNDIIENPKNLDFVEVEAAQLPRLVESEDLSAVPGNYALAADMDLLDALALEDMPDDYRNRVVVNTEDLDAQYVQDIKEVIESDEFEAIIDEEFQGFGKPEWMTAE from the coding sequence ATGAAAAAGATAGTAGCGCTTATATCAGTATTGTTTATTTTAATTTTAGCAGCATGTGGTTCAGAAGAGGAGTCAAATAGTGCGGATGGAGAAAAGAAAACAATTGATTTTGGTGCAACAGTAGGGCCATATAGTGATATGGTGACAACAGCAATTGCTCCACTTTTAGAAGAAAAGGGCTACGAAGTAACAAACCAAGAATTTACGGATTATGTTCAACCAAACAAAGTATTAGCTAATGGCGAGTTAGATGCAAACTTGTTCCAACATAAGATTTATATGGAAGCTTTTGCTGAAGAAAATGATTTAGACTTATCTGAGGTTATTATTGTTCCAACAGCACCAATGGGGTTATATTCAGAAACATTTGATAGTATTGATGCAATTGAAGATGGCAGTTCGATTGCTATTGCTAATGATCCCACAAACTTGGCAAGAACGTTAGTAATGCTACAAGATGAAGGTGTCATTACAATCAGTGAGGAAGTTGATCCATTAAGTGCTTCTGTAAATGATATTATTGAAAATCCAAAGAATTTAGATTTTGTTGAAGTAGAGGCAGCTCAATTACCACGTCTAGTAGAAAGTGAAGATTTGTCAGCTGTTCCTGGTAACTATGCATTAGCTGCTGATATGGATTTATTAGACGCTTTAGCGTTAGAGGATATGCCTGATGATTACCGAAATCGTGTTGTTGTAAATACAGAAGATTTAGATGCGCAATATGTTCAAGATATTAAAGAAGTAATTGAATCCGATGAATTTGAAGCTATTATCGACGAAGAGTTTCAAGGATTTGGGAAACCTGAATGGATGACAGCCGAATAA
- a CDS encoding methionine ABC transporter permease, translating into MLDRIIEILPELNVAFLETLTMVGIGLLVAIILGLPIGILLFVTDQGLFLENRVIKIVLGIVINLIRSIPFIILLVFLFPFTDWLLGKTTGPFAASVALSVAAIPFYARIVESAARDIDKGVIEAAIAVGASPWLIIKDIILPEVKSGLVSGLTITAISLVGYSAMAGTIGGGGIGDLAIRYGYYRYDNTVMFTTVVVLIVLVQVMQYLGDFIAKAVNKR; encoded by the coding sequence ATGCTCGATAGGATTATTGAAATATTACCTGAATTAAATGTAGCTTTTCTTGAAACACTAACAATGGTTGGTATAGGATTGTTAGTCGCTATCATATTAGGATTACCTATTGGTATTTTATTATTTGTAACAGATCAAGGGCTCTTTTTAGAAAACCGCGTTATTAAAATAGTTTTAGGTATTGTCATTAACTTAATTCGATCAATACCGTTTATTATTTTACTCGTATTTCTATTTCCGTTTACCGATTGGTTACTTGGAAAAACAACAGGTCCATTTGCAGCTTCTGTCGCGTTATCCGTGGCCGCCATTCCGTTTTATGCGAGAATTGTCGAATCTGCAGCACGTGATATTGATAAAGGGGTGATCGAAGCTGCTATTGCAGTAGGTGCTTCACCTTGGTTAATTATTAAAGATATTATATTACCAGAAGTTAAATCGGGTTTAGTTAGTGGTTTAACGATTACGGCTATTAGTCTGGTTGGTTATTCCGCAATGGCAGGTACGATCGGTGGCGGTGGTATCGGTGATTTAGCTATTCGTTACGGTTATTATCGTTATGATAATACGGTAATGTTCACGACAGTTGTTGTCTTAATCGTTTTAGTACAAGTTATGCAGTACCTTGGCGACTTTATTGCAAAAGCAGTAAATAAACGCTGA
- a CDS encoding methionine ABC transporter ATP-binding protein, translating to MITIEHVSKVFKSKKNSVIGVDDVSMHVEKGEIYGIVGYSGAGKSTLLRCINILERPSAGKIIIDDVDLLQLSSYELRRARQSIGMIFQGFYLASAKTVFENVAFALKAAGIQKAKRKTRVLELLDLVGLADKANQYPAQLSGGQKQRVSIARALANNPKVLLCDEATSALDPSTTKSILALLKKINKEFGITIVLITHEMEVVKEICHKCAVMQDGRMIERGSSYEIFSNPKEALTKQFIDTVLNFELPQKLLATCQGTILQLQFRGDLASDPVVSDMLQRFKVSGNILHGKVEYINETPLGIFIMELLGDAAEVKEAITYLEQRLKQVEVIQHAR from the coding sequence ATGATTACGATAGAGCATGTTAGTAAAGTATTTAAGTCGAAAAAGAATAGTGTTATTGGTGTAGACGATGTTTCGATGCACGTTGAAAAAGGCGAAATATACGGCATTGTTGGGTATAGTGGTGCTGGAAAAAGTACCTTGTTGCGTTGTATTAATATTTTGGAACGTCCTTCCGCAGGAAAAATAATTATTGATGATGTTGATTTATTGCAATTATCGTCTTATGAATTACGGCGAGCTAGGCAATCGATTGGTATGATTTTTCAAGGTTTTTATCTCGCTTCAGCAAAGACAGTTTTTGAAAATGTTGCGTTTGCTTTAAAAGCAGCTGGAATACAAAAAGCGAAACGTAAAACAAGAGTATTAGAATTATTGGATCTTGTTGGTTTAGCGGATAAAGCAAATCAATATCCTGCACAATTAAGTGGTGGTCAAAAACAACGTGTAAGTATTGCGAGAGCTTTAGCGAATAATCCAAAGGTATTGCTATGTGACGAGGCAACTTCTGCTTTAGACCCTAGTACCACGAAATCGATTCTTGCATTGTTGAAGAAGATTAATAAAGAATTTGGTATTACAATTGTGTTGATCACACATGAGATGGAGGTTGTCAAGGAGATATGTCATAAATGTGCGGTTATGCAAGATGGTAGAATGATAGAACGCGGCTCCTCATATGAAATTTTCTCTAATCCTAAGGAAGCATTAACAAAACAATTTATTGATACCGTATTAAATTTTGAGTTGCCTCAAAAGCTCCTTGCAACGTGTCAAGGTACAATATTACAGCTTCAATTTAGGGGAGACTTAGCTAGCGATCCCGTTGTTTCCGATATGTTACAACGCTTTAAAGTTAGTGGTAATATTCTTCATGGAAAGGTCGAATATATTAATGAAACACCTTTAGGAATATTCATTATGGAACTGCTTGGGGATGCTGCAGAGGTTAAAGAAGCAATTACTTATTTGGAACAACGCTTAAAACAGGTGGAGGTGATCCAACATGCTCGATAG
- a CDS encoding ABC-2 transporter permease, whose product MFSLVMKDYYIDRSVLVGMLVLPILGMGFILEFTYFLLIGSIIISLFYSDSKTKIEVFNTSLPITSLAIVKGRYLFILLLAIFLLVFQWGIALIFDFTLNISSPYHYQWEDLIIILSVVLGMTAVLVPLFYLFKSLYLALTIQFLLLLTFSITVFEVVFQVQDGWIYFDNQTILLPPFIREIMPFQGLPVIAVIAASSYYLSIHLSSRLLQKRLR is encoded by the coding sequence ATGTTTTCTTTAGTAATGAAAGATTATTATATTGATAGATCAGTTTTAGTTGGAATGTTAGTTTTACCGATATTAGGTATGGGTTTCATATTGGAATTCACTTATTTTCTTTTAATCGGTTCGATAATAATTAGTTTATTTTATTCCGATAGTAAAACGAAGATAGAGGTTTTTAACACAAGTTTACCAATTACATCGCTAGCTATTGTTAAAGGACGTTACCTGTTCATATTATTGTTAGCAATTTTTTTATTGGTCTTTCAATGGGGGATAGCACTTATATTTGATTTCACTCTGAATATTAGTAGTCCTTATCATTATCAATGGGAAGATCTCATTATTATACTATCTGTTGTCTTAGGAATGACTGCAGTACTCGTACCGTTATTTTATTTGTTTAAGTCGCTTTATCTAGCTTTAACGATTCAATTCTTGTTGTTATTGACTTTCTCTATAACAGTATTTGAAGTGGTTTTTCAGGTGCAAGATGGTTGGATTTACTTCGATAATCAAACCATTTTGTTACCTCCCTTTATTAGAGAAATAATGCCATTTCAAGGTCTTCCAGTCATAGCGGTGATTGCTGCCAGTAGCTATTATTTATCGATCCACTTATCCAGTCGATTATTACAAAAAAGGTTGCGTTAA
- a CDS encoding ABC-2 transporter permease, with protein MLFFRSYIKMHWKEYRDMVLLSTLFFIGTLYFSNQPYFIVSLLNIFFVSSLFERQEKVKLNRFIISMPANRNMLIVSQFYGFLSYVCLLALIQFFLYYLISNSFPGLVLEIDSLKVVSIISCFIIGIISILMLVSYKMDTDSLKYRAIWSFGLISPTYLFFLVTNDNGQSAIESIINTKLDIFIMILIMLVVFLISLRYTISLFNKKERI; from the coding sequence ATGCTTTTTTTTCGATCTTATATCAAAATGCATTGGAAAGAGTATCGCGACATGGTGCTTTTAAGTACGCTTTTTTTCATCGGTACGCTTTACTTTTCAAATCAGCCATATTTTATTGTTAGTTTATTGAACATTTTTTTTGTAAGTTCTTTATTTGAGCGACAAGAAAAAGTAAAACTTAATCGGTTTATCATAAGTATGCCAGCAAACAGGAATATGCTTATTGTAAGCCAGTTTTATGGTTTTTTGTCATATGTTTGCTTGCTAGCGCTAATACAGTTCTTTTTGTATTATCTAATTTCTAATAGTTTTCCTGGATTAGTGTTGGAAATCGATAGTTTAAAAGTTGTTAGTATAATAAGTTGCTTTATAATAGGCATTATTAGTATCTTAATGCTCGTTAGTTACAAAATGGATACAGACTCACTTAAGTATCGAGCCATCTGGTCATTTGGTTTGATATCACCAACCTATCTATTTTTTTTAGTAACAAATGATAATGGACAATCAGCAATTGAAAGTATAATAAATACGAAATTAGATATATTTATTATGATACTTATAATGTTAGTTGTCTTCCTAATATCATTGCGTTATACGATTAGCCTTTTTAATAAAAAAGAGCGTATTTAA
- a CDS encoding carbon-nitrogen family hydrolase — protein MTLSIALFQIDIIFGDPEANQKNVRNFFKEIDEKKVDVIVLPELWTTGYDLTRLDEIADPNAEGSIAFLSELAQKYQVNIVGGSVAKQTDKGVTNNMLIINRDGKLLKEYEKAHLFRLMNEEKHLIEGKTNGSFELENESSAGVICYDIRFPEWIRTHMLNGAKMLFVVAEWPLARIDHWKALLMSRAIENQCFVIACNRVGLDPNNQFGGHSMIIGPWGEMIMDAGEVEGIYYGEINLKDVDKVRDTIPVFSDRRPDMYRL, from the coding sequence ATGACATTATCAATTGCTTTATTTCAAATAGATATAATTTTTGGTGATCCAGAAGCAAATCAAAAAAATGTTAGAAACTTTTTCAAGGAAATAGACGAAAAAAAAGTTGACGTTATTGTGCTTCCAGAACTATGGACCACTGGTTACGATCTTACAAGATTGGATGAAATTGCTGATCCTAACGCAGAGGGGTCGATCGCATTTTTATCTGAATTAGCTCAAAAATACCAGGTGAATATAGTTGGAGGATCGGTTGCAAAACAGACCGACAAAGGCGTGACAAACAATATGCTTATTATCAATAGAGATGGTAAATTATTAAAGGAGTATGAAAAGGCACACCTTTTTCGTTTAATGAATGAAGAAAAGCATCTAATTGAAGGAAAAACAAACGGTTCATTCGAGCTGGAGAACGAATCAAGTGCTGGCGTTATTTGCTATGATATTCGTTTCCCTGAATGGATTCGCACACATATGCTTAATGGTGCTAAAATGCTTTTTGTTGTAGCAGAATGGCCTTTAGCACGGATCGATCACTGGAAGGCATTATTGATGAGTCGCGCAATTGAAAATCAATGCTTTGTAATAGCTTGTAATCGTGTTGGTTTAGATCCTAATAATCAATTCGGAGGGCATTCGATGATTATCGGACCGTGGGGAGAAATGATTATGGACGCAGGAGAAGTTGAAGGTATCTATTATGGAGAAATTAATTTAAAAGATGTAGATAAAGTTCGTGATACGATTCCTGTTTTTTCTGATCGCAGACCAGATATGTATCGATTATAA